In Lolium rigidum isolate FL_2022 chromosome 3, APGP_CSIRO_Lrig_0.1, whole genome shotgun sequence, the genomic window ATATTTGGACGGGGAAAAGGTAGACATATCACACCTAATCTTGTGATGCTTGATTCATCTTTCTAGGATTCGGTATAACCCACGCAGGGGCTGGCCAGTTGGACCAAAGCTGAGGGGAAACAATTTCCTCAGTACTGTTATTTTCAAAGTTGACAACTCTTATAAAACGGTGACAATTCTGTCTGAAAGCCAAGTACTCAGAATCATCAGTGAAGTAGATATGATTAGCCTTCAAATGGGGATATTGGTCAGCACAAAGACAGAGTGATGGGTTATGCCCAAGAAAAATCACATTCTCACCTAAACTGCTTATCGCTGCAAGCTTTTTTGCTGCCAAGTCCACTTTATACACTTTGATGATAACGGAACAGCGTGCATAATACTCTGCATCAAATTCAGGCTCTGAAAGATCACCATCGAATTCCGCTGAATCCAGAACCGTCCAAACTTGCAGCATATCACCGCATGGAGCTTGAACAATGTGTATTTCCTCAAAGATGTCATCCTTGACCTCATCTATAACAAGCTTTTGTGTTACTGTAGAGCCACTGGTATCAAACTCGTGGATTGCTCCATCTGAAGTCGACACATAGAACATGTAATCCTTAACGATGCAATCTGAACAATGAATATGTGGTGGCAGCCAAGTCCACTTATCATCCCCAGCTCTTGCGAATGAGAGTTGGTGGTATGGGGTGTAGATGAGCACAACATAATAGTCTCCATTGGACGGATCAGATGACAGAAATGCCTTGTGGAAGAGACGATTTCGCAGCTCGCCAAGATCATAGATTGAGGGCGAGTCATAAAGCTCTTCTGCAGTGTACCATGAGAACTCGTACTTGTGAAGGACACCATCGTTATTGTGAACAGGTTTCACCTGCTCAATGGTGGTGACCGAAGGGAGGGCAATCTGGTCACCTGTAATGGGGTTGAGGAGATGCAGCTCGGACCTCTCGTCGGCGGTGATAATCCAGCCATGGCTGGAACCGATCACGTATCTACTACGAATAGGTGGGTCTGGGAGAGGCAATGTGTAAGACTTGTTCTCCGCGAGACTGTAGAGACCTGCAACGTTCTCACCGGCAGATTCACTAGTGTAGAGCAGGCATGGTGTCTGGGATTGTTTATACTTCCCAAGCTTGCGCAGGGTGGTGTATACGGATCGCCAGGAGGAGCAAACAGAACCAGCACGAACGAGGTCAGGGATCTCAAAGGTGGCAAATATATCAATCAAGATATCGCGTGGCCGCCTCCAGCGCCTACACCacccccgccgccaccaccaccacccccgtctGCGACCGTCGCTCCCCTCCCCCTGAGCCTCCCTCCcatgggggcgccgccaccgttgtGTGTGGAGCCTGAGCGCACTCCGTTGTGCTCAAGTGTGCATGAGGCACCGGCGCTGTGCGTCGTCAGGAGAACTGCAGCCATGTGCGACTTGGAGCGGAGGCTCCGCTTCGCCATGGTGGCCTCTGTCGGAGGACGGAGGCCGGCAGTCTCGGCGgagcaggtggcggcggcgctgagGTGGCGCGGGATCTCGGCAACGGCGTTCTCTGTACACGTTCATGCGCCCGAAGACTTCCTGGTTGTGCTTGAGTCTGCTGAGTTGAGGAGGCATGTCGCGACTCTTCCGTCGGTGCTCGTTGCGGGCGCGCCGCTCGTGCTCCGGCCATGGAACCGCCAAGCGCAGGCTAAGCTTGTGCCGCTGCGGACGAAGGTTTCGCTCGTACTCGAAGGAATTCCGCCGCACGCGTGGGATGTGGAGGTAGTAGAGGACCTGCTGGGGAAGACGTGCGCCGTCGCGGAGGTTGCACCGGAGACGCGCTCGAGGGCGGACATGTCGCTGTTCAGGCTTACGGCATGGACGTCACAGCTGGCCGCCATTCCGGTGGCGCGCATGCTCGCGGTACCCGAGCCGAGGAAGATCGTGGAGAACAAGCTGTCGTCGGCGAGGGAGCTCCCGGAGGCAGTGCCGATCCAGCCGGAGGGTCCTTCTGCTTCCAAGGAAGTGGCAGAGATCACGACGTTGTAGCACCATGTCTTGATCCACGTCGAGTCGGTTGAGGAATTCGCAGTGGAGGAGTCTGATGCGCAGCATGAGGCTCAGGGCGGCGAGGGAGCTGGGCCGAAGGACGGccatggagatggcggcggtgacgttggccgtcgccggagaagactgCTGCCCTGGACGAGGGGCGTTGCAGACCAGAGAGGTGGGCCTGGTACTTTTCCCTACAGCAGACAGCTTGGGACAGGTGGTGGCTCGCCAGTGGTGGATGGACGCTCTTGGGGCCTACCTCCGTTGGACTCGCCTGGGCCTTGGGCATTTCAAACGGAGCCCTCGCTGCACGAGGTGGCGTCACACATGGTCCACCCTGTCGGCGCGCAGCTGGAAAGTGCTGGTCAAAGGGAGTTTGTGCAGGCGCTGGGAGGCGTTGGATCAACGTTTGCTGCGCAATCAAGTGGAGGAGAGGCAGCGGAGGCTGCGGGAGTGGTGCCAGATGCGGCGAATATGCCAAAGGTGAGGACGGTGATGGGGATGGATCATGCGCTGCATGCTGCGGGGCCTGCcatgctttggcaggatgcctTGGAGACGCTGCCAGCAGTTGCTGCGGATCCTGAGGAGATGCCGCCAGCAGTTGCAGCGGATCCCGATGAGGATCGTGGTCGGCCGCCGTTGGAGACTTCTCTGTCTCCTGGAGGTGGGTCCCGCGTGGGCCTGGAGCCTGGTCCTGTTTTCCCGGACAAGCTAGGCACGGTATTCTCTGGAGCGGTGCCTGATGGGGACGAGGTGGGGCCCGTGGAAGGGGCTGTCGAGGACCTGGTGGAGAGCTCGTTGATGGGCAGTTTGCGTGCCGATCGGCGCTGTAGGCCGCCTGTAGGTCGAGGCACGCCGCTGATAACCTGTTCAGACACGTCTTCGAGCTCTTCTGGTTCTGGCAGTGTAGACGGGGATTACATTAAGATCTCCCTGTCTGAGCATGAGTTGGGCCTGGAGGACAGGGGTAACCCAGTTGCCTTGGTGTCCGGTGACCGTTCGGAGTGTATGGAGTGTGATCCTAGAGGCTCCCCATGTTCGTCATACACGGGGCCTAATAGCCTTATGCAGATGGTGCCACGCCGTGCCCGGGAGGGGCCAGGTCCGGAGGAGCCTGCACCAGAGGAAGGTGAGGTCGTTGCCACGGAGAGACTGGAGCTACAGCAGGAGAAGCTCGCGCTGTGTCGCATTAGGATGTTCTGTTCCTCCATCCTCAAGAAGCTGGCACCACCGTTGCTTCGAGAGGTGGAGAGTTCGTCTGGCTTACGGGCTGAGGCACAGCCGTTTACGCCCAGGCGCCTGACCAGGAGTACTGCGTTGGCGGCTATGGATAGAGGGAAGAAGGCGGCCAAGGCCTCGACGGCAGAGACGGTGTTACTGAAGGCGTTGGGCATTTGCCCAGAGGAGTTGTCTGTGGATGAGGAGCATCTGGCCAACTTCAACGAGATCTTTGACTCGCCCCTCGGGGAGCGGCACGTGAGGGTCATGGCGTCCATCTTTGGCAAGATGGTGCCCCGGAGTTTCGACCAGCAGAAGGGCTGTAGAGTAGCGGTTGCGGCACAGTAGGTGTCCATCGGAGTGGAGTCTATGTCAGTAGCTTTATGGATTGTAACTTAGAAATGTTGTTCTGGAACGTTCGAGGCACGAATGATCCAGCCAAGAGGAGTGCTATTAGGGAGTTCCTTGCTAGTTTGCATGTAAGCATTGTATGTATTTCAGAGACTAAGGTTGCGGAGGTGGATGAGTTCTATATTGCATAGTGTTTGGGACCGTCTTTTGATGGTTTTGTGTTTTTGCCGGCTGATGAGACGAGAGGAGGTGTGGTGATGGCATGGGACACTTCGGTGATCCAGATTAGTCACGTGAGCTTTGATACTTATGCTATAACCGGGGAGGTCACGAGAACAGATGGTTCCAAATGGTGGCTTACCACCGTTTATGGGCCCCAAGCGACCGATGAGAAAATTGTGTTTCTAGAGGAGCTGGCGGAGAGGAGGTCACTTTGCCCTGGGCCGTGGGTAGTGGCGGGAGATTTCAACATGATCCTAAACGCCTCTGAGAAGAATAATGAGAATCTGGACAGGAATATGATGTGGCGCTTCAGGACCTTCGTGCATGAGCATGAGTTGAAGGATCTATACATGCATGGCCGGACCTATACTTGGAGTAACGAGAGGGAGCGAGCTACCCTCACTCGCATAGATAGAGTGTTGGTCTCGGTGGATTGGGACCTGCAGCACTTCGATTCGGTGCTGCAAGTCCTCTCATCATCGGTGTCGGACCATGCACCTCTCCATCTCGCTCTCAATGCGGCGTTTCGGCCTAAGAGAAGGTTCAAGTTTGAGAGCTTTTGGCTCAAGTTGGAGGGTTTTGAGGAGGCGGTTAAGGAAGCTTGGGTCAGTGACCCTGCTATAGTAGACCCGTTCCGGAGGCTGGATGCGCTTTACAGGAATGCTGCAGAGCACCTGCAGTCCTGGGGGCAAAAAAAAGTGGGCAACGTTAAGCTGAATATTGCGATAGCTAATACCCTGATTCTACGCCTGGATGTGGCCCAGGAGAGGCGTATGTTGACCCCAATGGAGCTTTGGCTAAGGCGCATGCTTAAACAATCTGTTCTCGGCCTTGCTTCGCTGGAGCGAACCATGGCGAGACAAAGATCGAGAATCCGTTGGCTGAAAGAGGGAGATGCAAACACAGCGCTTTTCCATGCAGTTGCCAATGGGAGAAGAGTGAAGAATCATATCGCTGCGGTGAAGGTCGGAGATGACCTTGTGACGGAACAGAATTTGAAAGTGGAGGCTTTCACTGAGGCATATTTTCAGCTGCTTGGGCAAACACAGCCGAGAGAGCATTCAATTAACTTGGATGAGCTTGATATCCCCACTGCCGAGCTTCAGGACCTGGACGCCATGTTTACGGAGGAGGAGATATGGGGGTGGTCAAGGACCTCCCCCCGGACCGTGCGCCAGGACCGGATGGGTTCACTGGAGCTTTTTACCATAGAGCGTGGCCCATTATCAAGAGGGACATCCTTGCCGGACTGTTCAAACTTAGCGTGGGAGATGGCCGGGGCTTTGCACGCCTAAACAGAGCATTGATCACTTTGATACCCAAGAGCCCGGATGCCATGGAGGTCAAGGACTATCGCCCTATTAGCCTGGTGCATAGCTTTGCGAAGCTGTTCTCAAAAGTTATGGCCAATAGGCTCCGGAGGAGACTGGGAGAGGTTGTGAGCTCCAATCAGTCAGCGTTTGTGAGAGGGAGGACCCTACATGATAACTTCATCCTTGTGAGACAAGTAGCACGGAAGATAAACCAACAGAGGCAGACAGGAGTGCTTCTCAAACTGGATCTCACAAGGGCGTTTGACTCGATATCTTGGAGCTTTCTGTTCGAGGTGCTTCGGCGCATGGGTTTTGGGGAGAGGTTCTTAAAGTTGGTCGTTCTGTTGCTCAGCACGGCAAATACGAGAGTGCTGGTGAATGGAGTGCCAGGTGAGAGATTTGTGCACGTGAGAGGCCTTAGGCAAGGAGATCCAACCTCTCCCATGCTGTTTGTGGCGGTGATGGAGGTCTTGACGGCAGTGATAAAAAAGGCCGCGGAGAGGCAACTTTTCTCTGGGCTCGCAGGGATATCAGAGATGCAGCGAGTATCGGTATATGCTGATGATGTGGTTATTTTCTGCAAGCCACTGAGTACAGAACTGGAGGCGACTAAGGCCATTCTCCAGCTGTTTGGCGAGGCGTCAGGGCTGTGGGTAAACTATAGGAAGACCTCAGCCACGCTGATTAGAGAGCAGGAGGGGGATGCGGACAGAGTTGCGGAGACGCTGGGCTGCGAGGTGGTGGGGTTCCCCATCAGATATCTTGGCATGCAGCTTGCGCTGAGACCCCTGACTAAAGCGGAGTGGCAACCGCTGATTGACCAGGTCATACACTGTGTGCCGGCGTGGCAGAGAGGCATGATCCAGAAATCAGGGAGGCTCATTCTCATCAAATCGGTGATAAGCGCGAGACCCATACATCAGTTCATGGTCGCTGAGGCGCCAGCTTGGGTGCTTGAGGAGTTGGTAAAGTGGATGAGAGCCTTTTTCTGGGCGGGAAATAAGGAGGTGAATGGGGGCAAATGCATGGTAGCATGGGACAGGATATGCAAGCCGACCCAGTTCGGAGGTCTTGGAGTGAAGGACCTGAGACTGCAAGGGTTAGCCCTCAGAGTACGGTGGTGTTGGTTGCACCGTACAGACCCTTCGAGACCTTGGCAAGGTCTGCCAGCGATCAAGGATCCGGAAGCAAATGAAGTGTTTGATAcgtgtagatgcacacgtccgttgggaaccccaagtggaaggtatgatgcgtatagaagcaagtttccctcagtatgaaaccaaggtttatcgaaccagtaggagccaagaagcacgttgaaggttgatggtggcgaaatgtagtgcggcgcaacaccagggattccggcgccaacgtggaacctgcacaacacaaccaaagtactttgccccaatgaaacagtgaggttgtcaatctcaccggcttgctgtaacaaaggattaaccgtattgtgtggaagatgattgtttgcaagaaaacagtaaaacaagtattgcagtaagattgtatgcgatgtaaagaataggaccggggtccacagttcactagaggtgtctctcccataagataaaagcatgttgggtgaacaaattacagtcgggcaattgacaaaatagagaagggcataacaatgcatatacatgatatgataaatatagtgagatttaattgggcattacgacaaagtacatagaccgccatccaactgcatctatgcctaaaaagtccaccttcaggttatcatccgaaccccattcagtattgagttgcaaagcaacatacaattgcattaagtatggtgcgtaatgtaatcgacaactacatccttagacatagaatcaatgttttatccctagtggcaacgagcacatcacaaccttagaactttacgtcactcgtcccaggtgtcaatgaaggcatgaacccactatcgagcataaatactccctcttggagttaagagcaaaaacttggccgagcctctactagtaacggagagcatgcaagatcataaacaacacataagtaatagattgataatcaccataacatagtattctctatccatcggatcccgacaaacacaacatatagtattacgagatagatgatcttgatcatgttaggcagctcacaagatccaacaatgaagcacaattaggagaagacgaccatctagctactgctatggacccatagtccaggggtgaactactcactcatcactccggaggcgatcatggcgatgaagagtcctccgggagatgaatcccctctccggcagggtgccggaggcgatctcctgaatcccccgagatgggattcgcggcggcggcgtctccggaaggttttccgtatcgtggctctcggtgctcgggggtttcgcgacggaggctttaagtaggcgaaagggcagcctcggagggggtccggtggggccggacactagggcggcgcggccggggcacgggccgcgccgccaccatgtgtgggccccacgtggcccctctcgatggctctcgggtgttccggatgcttccgggcaaaataggaacccgggcgttgatttcgtccaattccgagaatatttccttactaggatttctgaaaccaaaaacagcagaaaacagcaactggctcttcggcatcttgttaataggttagttccagaaaatgcgtaaatacgacatataatgtgcataaaatatgtagatatcatcaataatgtagcatggaacataagaaattatcgatacgttggagacgtatcagcatccccaagcttagttctgctcgtcccgagcaggtaaaacgataacaaagataatttctgaagtgacatgtcatcataatcttgatcatagtattgtaaacatatgtaatgaatgcagcgatcaaaacaatggtaatgacatgagaaacaAATGAAtcctaaagcaaagacttttcattaatagtacttcaagacaagcatcaataagtcttgcataagagttaactcataaagcaataaatcaaagtaaaggtgttgaagcaacacaaaggaagattaagtttcagcggttgctttcaacttatagcatgtatatctcatggatagtgtcaacatagagtaatataataagtgcaatatgcaagtatgtaggaatcaatgcacagttcacacaagtgtttgcttcttgaggtggagagagataggtaaactgactcaacaataaaagtaaaagaaaggtccttcaaagaggaaagcatcgattcgttgtatttgtgctagagcttttattttgaaaacatgaaacaattttgtcaacggtagtaataaagcatatgagttatgtaaattatatcttacaagttgcaagcctcatgcatagtatactaatagtgcccgcaacttgtcctacttagcttggactaccggatcttcgcaatgcacatgtttcaaccaagtgtcacaaaggggtacctccatgccgcctgtacaaaggtctaagaagaaagctcgcattttggatttctcgcttttgattattctcaacttagacatccataccgggacaacatggacaacagataatggactcctctttaatgcataagcatgtgacaacaattattattctcatatgagattgaggatatatgtccaaactgaaacttccaccatgattcatggctttagttagcggcccaatgttcttctctaacaatatgcatgctccaaccattaaggtggtagatctctcttacttcagacaagacggacatgcatagcaactcatatgatattcaacaaagagtagttgatggcgtccccagaagcatggttatcgcacaacaagcaacttaataaaagataaagtgcataagtacatattcaatactacaatagtttttaaggctattttgtcccatgagctatatattgcaaaggtgaatgatggaattttaaaggtagcactcaagcaatttactttggaatggcggataaataccatatagtaggtaggtatggtggacacaaatggcatagtggttggctcaaggattttggatgcatgagaagtattccctctcgatacaaggtttaggatagcaaggttatttgaagcaaactcaaggatgaaccggtgcagcaaaactcacataaaagacatattgtaaacattataagactctacaccgtcttccttgttgttcaaaactcaatactagaattatctagaccttagagagaccaaatatgcaaaccaaattttagcaagctctatgaatttcttcattaatgggtgcaaagtatatgatgcaagagcttaaacatgagcacaacaattgccaagtatcacattatccaagacattttagaattactacatgtagcattttccaattccaaccatataacaatttaacgaagaagaaacttcgccatgaacattatgagtaaaacctaaggacatatttgtccatatgcaacagcggagcgtgtctctctcccacaaggtgaattctaggatccattttattcaaacaaaaacaaaaacaaaaacaaaccgacgctccaagcaaagaacacaagatgtgactgaataaaaatatagtttcaggggaggaacctgatgatgttgtcgatgaagaaggggatgccttgggcatccccaagcttagacgcttgagtcttcttaaaatatgcagggatgaaccacgggggcatccccaagcttagagctttgtcaacacccggatttttaagtccagatgcctattatgccattcatcgcaatcccaggaatattgtttttgcgagacataatagattgatatcacaacacatcattcattacaacacataattgtcttacatcgagggatcacatgatccagtcttacatcatagtggatctagaaatccaattacacaaatagttgatctattgatcaataaacccaacatatagcggaagcgaagtaacggttggggtccatctattccacaggcaactgttgacgtcaggagtgatcctagttgtcgtagacgtcctgctgtccatcttcctcgcactgctgttctccttcatagtctggccatttgaatagccagggacaaagccatgagtactttaaagtactcgcaaactaatactaatgtaagcactatcaactatagtaagggggtgctaagctctaagtttatttgcataaagccaattttatttcataagcatttagtaaaagcctcttcatttgctaactaactcaagtgggaacattagtgtcattcccacaactctgttgtgattcaagtcaaagtcacaatttcaagttcaaatcacaagtcacccttcacatgtcacatttttgaaaatggtctgatgacggaacagtatggcctttccaaccgtccataaccgtggacgcggctattcgaatagttctacactctgcagaggtcgtacacttgtgccacaacatttgcaataatccgtcagggttaactggccctgatttatcacactccgtgtgcggactaccaaccataacctttcacttacatatcctagtataggcacctctccccatgagcttggcctcccagtgaagacagacagtcagcctgggaactgcatagggcttgggccggacattcacctcatatcacgtcatttcacatcatttcatatttctttggaggcagcccttggcataaccccgatgacgcttgtttagagggaacccatactaagatacataaacttccagttaagcccttacccataatcaggtattgtgggggtacttgcaaaattggaatggtatcgcatccgaacccaaccatcagtttttgtaaaattcaccaagtcattcacaagtcatattcaccttcaaaatctttcaatagaatgactcatcattccaaggttttcaaagtcatttcatttcaccagttcccatctagagtagtcaattttatatattagcactagcaactagtcatgaggggtgctatctagctttcattgctctaggctaaatttgatactcttgtagtattctatctctagaccaaagttaactataaaagcaggttataataatcaaagtaaaagcttgtaagagtaaaacttgggatgggatcatgaagcataaagtaaattggtgagtgtgccttgctctagtagagctttgcactttgcaagaatattagcttgcattagtctagcttgcaagaatgttagcttgcattgataatagcttgccttggttggagtagtgatcaaagttctcttcctcttcaaagtagtcctcctcctcctcggtgtactcctcggtactagcgtctaaatacgagtataatacacacaattaccacacCAGCCTAAGTACTAgattaagcacacacataaattactCCTACTAAGCTATCACTCAACAggcttattaggtgagttgatttaattctattcttaagaaaaataatttcctctcattataaaaattaattaaagttcctatttatttcttgagagaaaCTAATTTTCTCTTATtgaatattattaagatttaatttccccaATTAATGtcctatgacctaggttgaccaaagtcaacctcttcataagtatCAATTTgggaagtgatttaaatgaggcacaccacctcatgcctttttattactcatgattaatgatttaatatcatcaattaATTTGATATGAGTTTAAAATTGACCATAGTCTATACCCCATATTAATCTTAGttgaggcaagatttaaatgagaccactacatctcataaaatttaataagtagccttgaataatttaaatactactatgaacatgcttgaatatttttaaataagaacCTATGGATTATTACTACATGTGTCATCAATCCTCATTGAATCCCTTGGAGTAAGTATTTAAATGAGAGGCTACCCTCATATAGTTTAATACCACatactaatgatttaaatgaggtgtagcacttcataccatttaattctaacatggtaaggatctaatattatcaacaattcatatgagacctaaatgaccagagtctctagcttattgtgaattgttcatgacaagatttaaatgagagaaatattcccataatatttattaatagttttggacaatatctttgactagaaatagccataaagtcctttaattcaactaggccatgatcattcaaggtaagcatggtatctttttgcagaaacaattagtgtaagtgaaatgtgaattataggagttggaatcaactcaaaagcatttttggttgatttttaagaattaatctaaggcagaaaagtccctgccttgtttattttgtcagatTTATTCTATAAATACTCTAGGGTTGggaccagtgtagttttgtagatattttcacagggtttccaaatatataaaatttgttaaatttggccaagtagatttgattctatttaaattGGAAAAAGTATGCAGTAAGCAATTTGATTAATtcgaaatattcaaattcaaatgcatgggctcgcgcgggaaagcaAATGGGCCAGGGAGAGGGGGAAatggttgggccggcccagctatgccAACGGTGCACGCTGGCCAGCTGACAGgtgaggggccacccgtcagtggttgGTTTCCTTACCGAAGCGGTGCGCAGCGTCGGCCGTTGGATTAGGGGTAGATCGGGCGGCTgatagtcgtcgtcgtcgacgggaggAAGACCTCACTgcagcggcggaggtaggggtcgACGGCGACCCCGGGCTCCGGCGATCAACGGC contains:
- the LOC124695050 gene encoding putative F-box protein At2g33200, coding for MAAVLLTTHSAGASCTLEHNGVRSGSTHNGGGAPMGGRRWRRPRDILIDIFATFEIPDLVRAGSVCSSWRSVYTTLRKLGKYKQSQTPCLLYTSESAGENVAGLYSLAENKSYTLPLPDPPIRSRYVIGSSHGWIITADERSELHLLNPITGDQIALPSVTTIEQVKPVHNNDGVLHKYEFSWYTAEELYDSPSIYDLGELRNRLFHKAFLSSDPSNGDYYVVLIYTPYHQLSFARAGDDKWTWLPPHIHCSDCIVKDYMFYVSTSDGAIHEFDTSGSTVTQKLVIDEVKDDIFEEIHIVQAPCGDMLQVWTVLDSAEFDGDLSEPEFDAEYYARCSVIIKVYKVDLAAKKLAAISSLGENVIFLGHNPSLCLCADQYPHLKANHIYFTDDSEYLAFRQNCHRFIRVVNFENNSTEEIVSPQLWSNWPAPAWVIPNPRKMNQASQD